TCGGGTTCGAGCTGCCAGCCTGACGACTTTAAGGCCATCGCCAGCGGCGGTGGCCTGCAGATCCGACCTTATGAAAGACTTTAAGATGGAAGCGTTCGTCGTCTTCACCCGCGAAGAAACCACCGATCCGGAAGAACTCGCAACCTATTCTTCAGGCGTCGGCCCATCGTTCGATGGCCACGACGTAACCTTTCTCGCCGCTTATGGCGCGATGGAGCATTTGGAGGGGCCGCCCGTCGAAGGGGCCGTAATTTTGCGGTTCCCGACGATGCAGGCCGCCCGTGATTGGTATCATAGCCCCGCCTACCAAACCATCGCTGCGCACCGTTTCGCCGGTTCCCGCTATCGCGCCTTTGTCATTGAGGGGCGGCGGTGACACGCCGACGGAAGAACGGTGGCGCTGGCCACGAGGTATCTGTCGGCGAACTCGCATCCTACAACCTGTAGGGGATCAAGGCGGTGAGGTTCGTGTGCCATCGCCACACGCGACCACTCATCGGACTTCTGCATCGGAATTGGAGGATCAGATGAGCGTCGACGAACGACAAGCCCCCGAGCTGCGGGTGCAGAGATGGATTGGCGTGGGTGGAGAAAGCATCGCGCCGCTCAAGCTATCGGATCTCGGCACCGGCCCGAAAGTCCTCTTCGCCTTCCAGCACTGGTGCCGTGGCTGCCATTTGCATGGATTTCCGACGCTACAAAGGTTGCATGGTGCATTGAGCGCCAAGGGCGTGGGCTTCGCGGTGGTCCAGACCGTCTTCGAAGGAGCGGATGAGAACACCTTCGAGAAGCTGCGCGTGAACCAGCTCAAGTATGCGCTTCCTGTCGCGTTCGGTCACGACGAGCCACCTGCCGGCGCGACGCTTCCCACCTTCATGGAGGACTACCGCACGCGGGGAACGCCCTGGTTCTCCGTGATGGACGCTGGCGGCCGCATCGTATTCTCGGACTTCCATCTCGACGCCGATCAGCTCGTGAAGGGACTGGATCTGGTGTAACCGATGCGGCGCTGGGTCATCCTGATTGCCACCCATCTTGCGATGCTCGCCATGGGCTTCGCGGGCGGTGTCTACACGCTGCCGATCCTGACCGCCCCCCAGGCCCCGGACGCGGCGGACTTGCGGACCATCTCAGCCGAGACGCTCTACGCAGGGCGTCTGGCCCGCGATCTCAAAGGCAGCGACCTGCTTCACTGGGGGGAAGGCGAGATCCGGGTCTCGCGCGACCGTATCGCCCATATCGGGCGCCTCGCCCCTGGTCCTGACTACAAGCTCTACCTCGCACCACGTTTCGTCGACACGAAGGAGGCCTTTCTCCTGATCAAGGACAGATCAGTCCGCGTGGGCGACGTGAAGACGTTCAACGGCTTCATCGTCGAGGTGCCTGCCGGCATCGATGTCCGTGCCTACAACACGGTCGTCATCTGGTGTGAAGCATTCGACCAGTTCATCAGTGCGGCAGAGTATCAACCCTCAAGTCAGGCCCGAGAATGAGCCCGGCGATGGATACCATGAGGTCGGCGGGCAAGCGCGGCCTCGTTCTCGCGCCGGTGGCGGCGCTGCTGCTGAGCGTCGCCGCTCTGCTGCTGGGCAATGGCCTGCTGAGCACGCTCCTGATCGTGAGAGCCGGCCATGAGGGGTTCTCGACCGGCGCGATCAGCGCGATGATGTCCTTCTACTTCGCGGGTTTCACGATCGGCGCGCTCGTGTTGCCACCGATCATCGTCTCCGTGGGACATGTCAGAACCTTCGCCGGCTTCGCGGCCATTGCCTCGATGACCGCCCTTCTCCATGTGGCGTTCGTGGAGCCGGTCGCCTGGATGCCGCTTCGCCTGACTACCGGCTTCGCCTACGCGGGCATGATCCTCGCAACGGAGAGTTGGCTCAACGCCCACGCATTGCCATCCACGCGCGGGCAGCTCCTGTCGATATTCGGAGTTGTCTCTATGGGCTCATGGGCAATCGGGCAGGCGTTACTCAACATCGCACCGCCCGCCGACGTGACATTGTTCCTCATCGTGTCGCTGCTGATATCAGCGGCGGTGGTTCCGATCACCTTGCTGCCCAGTCATCCGCCGGCCCAGGTGGAACAGGAATGGGTCGCGTTCAGGGACCTCGTCCTCGTATCACCTCTCGCTGCGGCTGGCGCTTTCCTGGCCGGCCTGGCTATCGGTGGTTTCTGGGGCATGGGCGCGAACTTCGCCCAGAGCATCGGCCTCGATGTGGGCGGTATCTCCGCCTTCATGGCTGCGGTTCTTGGTGGAACGCTTGCCTTCCATTGGCCACTCGGTTGGCTTTCGGATCGAGTGCCCCGGAATCTTGTCATCGCCGGTGCGGCGCTGGCGTCCGCAGCGTCTGCCATCGGCGTAGCGTTGGCGGTGGAAGCGCCTCTGCCGCTGCTCCTTGCGGCGGGTGCGCTGTTCGGCGGCTTTGGCATCCCGATTTATTCGTTGTGTCTCGCCGTCGCAAACGACGATCTTCCGGCCGGTCGGCTACTCGGCACCGCGCGCGGGCTTCTGTTGCTCAACGGGATCGGGACAGCCGCTGGCCCCCTAATAGGAGCAGCTGCAATGAATATCGTCGGCCCTGGCGGCCTGTTCCTTTATGCGGCGGCGTTGCTCACGCTCCTGGCAGTGCTGGCCATCGCCCGCAGGCAGCCGAGGCGCGCCAACCAGGCCAAGGCGGCCCCCCGTTCTCCGAGCACGCCGATGATAACCGGATCTCTCGATACGATGATATGCATGGAGAAGCGGGCGCAGGGCGTGCGGGATTAGCGCGGCACGGCGCCTGCACGAACCGCGGGGTCAGGCGATGATAGCTGTTACGCGAATTTCGATACGCATGGTTGGAAGCCCCAGCGCTTCGATTCCCAACTGCGTCCAGATTGGAGCGCGGTCGGGCATGTAGTGGCGATACAGCTTGGCCATTGTTTCGTTGATCACGGGAGGGAATCCACCGACGTGATAGGAATTGACGTGGACCACATGCGGCCAGCGTGCTCCGGCGGTCGCGAGCGTCCGTTCCACGTTCTTGAACGCCTGCTCGATCTCTTCCTCAATCGACTCCGGAATGACGAGATCGTCGTTCCATCCGCCCTGTCCGGAGATCTCCACGCGGTCACCAATGCGCATTGCCTGAGAATAATGAAGCGCGTCATGCAGGCGCGTCCCGTATCCGGGGGTGATGAAGAATGAAGGTGTTGTCATGAGTTTGCCTTTGATGAGCCAGGTCAATGCGGCTGCAAGTGACCGTATGCATGCAGAAAGAGATGCAGGGCGTTCGGCACTAGCGCGCCGGCTGCGGTGGAGGGCTTTATTCCACGTCTTCTACGGTGAGGTCCCGGCCGTTGAACTGCACGGTCTCCCCGGCTCGGGCACCCTCGATCGCTTCGAAGATCGGCGCCATCGTGGAAATGCCCATGAGCTCACGCCCCTGACAGGTAAACTTGCTCGTTGACACCGCGATCACAAAGTGGCGGCCGGACAGCTTGACGACAGCGCCTTCGTTGACGGCCAACTTGGGGCCGAAATCGATTGTCCTGAGCTTTTCGAGTTTATCCGCGTAGTCATGGAGCGTGTCATCGAGCGCTTCAGCGAAGTCGCTCGCGACCTCGGCCTGAGCTAGTTCGTCGTTTTCGATCGGTTCGCTCCGATCGAGCCGAGCGGTAGAGACATAGTCCAGGTAGTTTTCGCGAGCGCTGTGCAACGCTGCTGTCTCCAGCAAGAGCATAGTTTCTCGTATGTGGTCCTTGTTCCAGTCCATAATCACCTCCTAATTTTCGATGTTCTTAAAGTTCAGCCTGCAGATGTGTGGGCCAGGAAGGTCAGCCTTTCCGGCTAAGCGACACCGCTATTCGTCGCTGATGACGTCTTCGCCCTGGTATGGAACCCTGATCAGCCGAGCATCTCGAATGATGCTCGTGACGAGCCAGACATATTCCTGCTCGGCGGTATCGAAGCCGAGGATGCTGAAGGATTGGCCGAAAGGGCATGGCGGGAAGTCTGGAAAGCCTTCGCGCAGAACGTAACGCTCGGGATCGCTGTGAAACTCGCTCTTGTAGACTTTCCGTAGTCCGTGCTTGCTCGGCGCGTCCTGGTCACCTGCCGGTGCTGTTTCCCGATGCGCCACAAGGCGCTCGGACAAGTCGCGGGGGCAGATTTCGTGGAACACGTCGAAGGCGTCGATCAACAGGCCTTTATGCTCTGTCGCCGGATCGGTGATCGCGTAGATGTTGGAGGCATCTTCGCCGTCGTCCCCGCTCTCGAGGCGCAACGCCGCATCGACGCGAATGCTGCATGCATCGAGGGTTGACCCTAGTTCGAGATCGACGAGATTGCCGTCCTTGACGCGGTATTCGCGGTCATAGCCTTTGGCGATGAATGACTGGACTGCTTCTAGAACATCGGTCACCTGGGAGGTCATGGAAGCACCTTCATCTTGAACTGGATTGGACACGCTCGCGCACAAAGCGCGCTGTGACTCGGCGGCGGACGGAGAAGCTCGCGAAGTGCGTTACTCATAGCCACTTGGCCTTCTTGAAGCGCATGAACAGGAGAAGGCAGAACACCGCTATCACTCCGAGCACGACGAAGTAGCCATATGGCGTGTCCAGTTCCGGCATGTGCTTGAAGTTCATGCCATATATTCCGGCGATCGCCGTCGGGACCGTCAAGATCGCCGCCCAGGCCGCGAGCTGGCGAGTGACCACACCGATCCTTTGCGCTTCCAGAAGGCTGCTGGCCTCGAAGACCGTGGACAGGACATGCAGGAGGCCGTCGACCATGGACTGCACTCGGTGGACATGGTCCGCGACGTCGTGGAAATATGGTGTCATTTCGGAGCTGATGCAGGGAAAGTGGCCGCGAACGAGCTTTCGCACCAGCTCGGCCATAGCCCCGAGCGTGCGCTGGAACCGCGTGAGTTCGGACCTTAGTTCGAAGATTCGCGCCACCTCTTCTGGCCCGAGGAAATCGTGCAGCGACCGTCGCTCCATCGCCAGGACGTCGTCCTCGATCATTTCGAAGATGGGCAGATACTGGTCGACCACTCGGTGCAAGATCGCGTGCAGCACATAGTCGACACCCTTGCCGAACTGCGTCGGCGATGCCTCGAGTTGCTCCCGAAGTTTGCCCAGCGCTCCGGCATTGCCGTGCCGCA
This DNA window, taken from Shinella zoogloeoides, encodes the following:
- a CDS encoding DUF1330 domain-containing protein produces the protein MKDFKMEAFVVFTREETTDPEELATYSSGVGPSFDGHDVTFLAAYGAMEHLEGPPVEGAVILRFPTMQAARDWYHSPAYQTIAAHRFAGSRYRAFVIEGRR
- a CDS encoding TlpA family protein disulfide reductase, with protein sequence MSVDERQAPELRVQRWIGVGGESIAPLKLSDLGTGPKVLFAFQHWCRGCHLHGFPTLQRLHGALSAKGVGFAVVQTVFEGADENTFEKLRVNQLKYALPVAFGHDEPPAGATLPTFMEDYRTRGTPWFSVMDAGGRIVFSDFHLDADQLVKGLDLV
- a CDS encoding DM13 domain-containing protein — translated: MRRWVILIATHLAMLAMGFAGGVYTLPILTAPQAPDAADLRTISAETLYAGRLARDLKGSDLLHWGEGEIRVSRDRIAHIGRLAPGPDYKLYLAPRFVDTKEAFLLIKDRSVRVGDVKTFNGFIVEVPAGIDVRAYNTVVIWCEAFDQFISAAEYQPSSQARE
- a CDS encoding MFS transporter, with the protein product MDTMRSAGKRGLVLAPVAALLLSVAALLLGNGLLSTLLIVRAGHEGFSTGAISAMMSFYFAGFTIGALVLPPIIVSVGHVRTFAGFAAIASMTALLHVAFVEPVAWMPLRLTTGFAYAGMILATESWLNAHALPSTRGQLLSIFGVVSMGSWAIGQALLNIAPPADVTLFLIVSLLISAAVVPITLLPSHPPAQVEQEWVAFRDLVLVSPLAAAGAFLAGLAIGGFWGMGANFAQSIGLDVGGISAFMAAVLGGTLAFHWPLGWLSDRVPRNLVIAGAALASAASAIGVALAVEAPLPLLLAAGALFGGFGIPIYSLCLAVANDDLPAGRLLGTARGLLLLNGIGTAAGPLIGAAAMNIVGPGGLFLYAAALLTLLAVLAIARRQPRRANQAKAAPRSPSTPMITGSLDTMICMEKRAQGVRD
- a CDS encoding RidA family protein, yielding MTWLIKGKLMTTPSFFITPGYGTRLHDALHYSQAMRIGDRVEISGQGGWNDDLVIPESIEEEIEQAFKNVERTLATAGARWPHVVHVNSYHVGGFPPVINETMAKLYRHYMPDRAPIWTQLGIEALGLPTMRIEIRVTAIIA
- a CDS encoding magnesium and cobalt transport protein CorA, which encodes MTIIAAYYYNEGKRVREIRLDEHVELNENRSGFCWIALSEPTADELSAIQTTYNLHPLAIDNAMHPLCPPKLEVYNDELYVVAQTAELVGDRISYGKMAIFTGHNHLITVRHGNAGALGKLREQLEASPTQFGKGVDYVLHAILHRVVDQYLPIFEMIEDDVLAMERRSLHDFLGPEEVARIFELRSELTRFQRTLGAMAELVRKLVRGHFPCISSEMTPYFHDVADHVHRVQSMVDGLLHVLSTVFEASSLLEAQRIGVVTRQLAAWAAILTVPTAIAGIYGMNFKHMPELDTPYGYFVVLGVIAVFCLLLFMRFKKAKWL